A genomic segment from Truepera sp. encodes:
- a CDS encoding DUF1641 domain-containing protein, with amino-acid sequence MAADVETNLAGSGAAQGPASSAAEAKLDMLLERLDAIEARLQAQDTGLRAELSQPVRLAMAGMTDDMVVSLVQRVTKLAEVVLDPGVAALLERFKEPEVTETLERVTDPQVLEAIRGLTGALTLVQGAMTDDMIQGLVRKVSVLGELALDPFVLDAIKVLARALKAGQAQYPDVKVPPVGGIFAALREANDPDTRRVVAFALAVTKSLGEEFR; translated from the coding sequence ATGGCAGCGGACGTGGAGACCAACTTGGCCGGTAGCGGCGCCGCCCAAGGTCCCGCCTCGAGCGCCGCCGAGGCGAAACTGGACATGCTGCTCGAGCGGCTCGACGCCATCGAGGCGCGCCTCCAGGCGCAAGACACCGGTCTGAGGGCCGAGTTGTCGCAGCCCGTGCGCCTCGCCATGGCCGGCATGACCGACGACATGGTCGTGAGCCTGGTGCAGCGCGTCACGAAGCTGGCGGAGGTCGTGCTCGACCCCGGCGTCGCGGCTCTGCTCGAGCGCTTCAAAGAGCCGGAAGTGACCGAGACGCTTGAGCGAGTGACCGACCCGCAGGTGCTGGAGGCCATCCGCGGCCTGACCGGCGCGCTGACGCTCGTGCAGGGCGCGATGACCGATGACATGATCCAGGGTCTCGTACGGAAAGTCTCCGTCCTCGGCGAACTGGCACTGGACCCGTTCGTGCTGGACGCGATAAAGGTGCTGGCACGGGCACTCAAGGCCGGCCAGGCGCAGTATCCGGACGTGAAGGTGCCCCCGGTCGGTGGGATCTTCGCCGCACTGCGCGAAGCGAACGATCCCGATACGAGGCGCGTGGTCGCGTTCGCACTGGCTGTGACGAAGAGCCTCGGCGAGGAGTTCCGCTGA
- a CDS encoding DsrE/DsrF/DrsH-like family protein has protein sequence MNQKYNIIVMNGTVDKLIAMATIVSGAVAMGKEVTLFVTFWGLMAFKKGAWQDPAQQKLPAEYAEFAPMMTEAMQKHGVAPWMQTLRTAKELGEVKVYACSMTKDLFGMELEHLEDVVDGEKGVAGFIADSEGAEVLVF, from the coding sequence ATGAACCAGAAGTACAACATCATCGTCATGAACGGCACCGTAGACAAGCTCATCGCGATGGCGACCATCGTGTCGGGCGCAGTCGCTATGGGCAAGGAGGTCACGCTGTTCGTGACGTTCTGGGGCCTGATGGCGTTCAAGAAGGGGGCGTGGCAGGACCCGGCCCAGCAGAAGCTGCCCGCCGAGTACGCCGAGTTCGCTCCCATGATGACCGAGGCGATGCAGAAGCACGGCGTGGCCCCCTGGATGCAGACCTTGCGCACCGCCAAGGAGCTGGGAGAGGTCAAGGTCTACGCCTGCAGCATGACCAAGGACCTGTTCGGCATGGAGCTCGAGCACCTCGAAGATGTCGTCGACGGTGAGAAGGGCGTAGCCGGCTTCATCGCCGACTCCGAAGGCGCCGAGGTGCTGGTCTTCTGA
- a CDS encoding GNAT family N-acetyltransferase — translation MPRSEWRSTNRAERAARLHEQTACAHPEASTTTGLVAYLDDEPVGWCAVEPRPAYPRLLTARLPWTGREEDKSDEGVWTVTCFVTRAGFRRRGISRALARAAVEYARDRGARAVEGYPIDIQPNSKRGPNDLFVGTSSVFADAGFSVVSRPTADRVVMRVEFAG, via the coding sequence ATGCCGAGGTCCGAGTGGCGTTCGACGAACCGCGCCGAACGCGCCGCCAGGCTGCACGAACAGACGGCCTGCGCTCACCCCGAAGCGTCGACCACCACGGGCCTGGTGGCGTACCTGGACGATGAACCCGTGGGCTGGTGTGCGGTCGAACCGCGACCCGCTTACCCGCGCCTCCTCACGGCACGCCTGCCGTGGACCGGGCGGGAGGAGGACAAGTCCGACGAGGGCGTGTGGACCGTCACCTGCTTCGTCACGCGGGCGGGCTTCCGCCGGCGTGGAATCAGCCGCGCCTTGGCGCGCGCAGCGGTGGAGTACGCCCGTGACCGCGGCGCGCGTGCGGTGGAAGGCTACCCGATCGACATACAGCCCAACTCCAAGCGCGGCCCCAACGACCTGTTCGTGGGTACCAGCAGCGTGTTCGCGGACGCGGGCTTCAGCGTAGTGAGCAGGCCCACCGCCGACCGCGTAGTGATGCGAGTCGAGTTCGCGGGGTAG
- a CDS encoding TRAP transporter permease has protein sequence MEPEALVGAPVAKAPPTRTQQVVDILYVVVAITLGLFHLYTAGFGLLTAFWQRGIHLVLGALLVYLTAFRNGSKATRVIAVLMSVLGVAALLYFFTQLQAMAFRFGMPNQWDLVVGVVFIVLTLDFGRRVAGNILPGIALLAILYAYFGHYLPTSVGIRAYSLERIVSQMSLSTEGIFGIPLGVSATYIFLFVLFGAFLQVTGVGQFYMDLATRLVGWAVGGPAKIAVLSSSLLATISGSAVANVAGTGSITIPMMVRKGFSRPFAAAVEAVASTGGQIMPPVMGAGAFIMAEILGIPYSKVILAALVPALIYYGSVFSVVHFTSHRIGLKPETVPIDDREPLAFYLLKNSLYFVPLVVLVVLLTFVQTSITRAAVFSVLAAVVVGLISPKDRLTPSKIVTAFVDGARTALVVIASTALAGVVVGIINLTGIGLRFSSAVIALGSDQLLLTLILMMIASILIGMGLPTTPAYLIMAVLGAPALVKLGIAPIAAHMFVFYFGCLSMITPPVALANFAAASIVNANFWRTSGYAMMLGLPGFLVPYMFVYDPSLVGLGTLWQIVTVGTTGLLGAVSVGAGLSGWLLTRTNIFERVLLAVGGFALIHPGHLTNLAGFGLLGLVVALQLLKMRRIRSQQTGTEVESIR, from the coding sequence ATGGAACCTGAGGCCCTGGTCGGTGCCCCAGTAGCAAAGGCGCCGCCGACGAGGACCCAGCAAGTCGTCGACATCTTGTATGTCGTCGTCGCGATTACGCTCGGGCTCTTCCATCTCTATACCGCGGGTTTCGGACTCCTCACCGCCTTTTGGCAGCGGGGTATTCACCTGGTTCTGGGCGCGCTTCTCGTGTATCTCACGGCTTTTCGTAACGGCTCGAAAGCCACACGGGTCATCGCCGTCCTCATGAGCGTCCTGGGCGTCGCCGCACTGCTCTACTTCTTTACCCAGCTCCAAGCGATGGCGTTCAGGTTCGGAATGCCCAACCAATGGGACCTCGTCGTCGGCGTCGTTTTCATCGTACTCACCCTCGACTTCGGGCGTCGGGTGGCCGGCAACATCCTCCCGGGAATCGCCCTGCTTGCGATCCTGTACGCGTACTTCGGGCATTACTTGCCAACCTCCGTGGGCATTCGCGCGTACTCTCTGGAGCGGATCGTTAGCCAAATGAGTCTGTCCACCGAGGGGATCTTCGGTATCCCCTTGGGCGTCTCGGCGACCTACATCTTCTTGTTCGTGCTGTTCGGCGCCTTCTTACAGGTAACTGGCGTAGGCCAGTTCTACATGGACCTAGCGACACGCCTCGTGGGGTGGGCCGTCGGCGGCCCCGCGAAGATCGCGGTGCTTTCCAGCAGCCTGTTGGCCACCATCTCGGGAAGCGCCGTCGCCAACGTTGCCGGAACGGGTTCGATCACCATTCCGATGATGGTCCGCAAGGGCTTCTCGAGGCCGTTCGCGGCGGCAGTGGAGGCCGTGGCCTCAACCGGTGGGCAGATCATGCCTCCGGTCATGGGCGCCGGCGCGTTCATCATGGCCGAGATACTTGGCATTCCCTACTCGAAGGTGATCCTCGCCGCTCTAGTACCCGCCCTGATCTACTACGGCTCGGTCTTCTCGGTGGTTCACTTCACGTCGCACCGTATAGGGCTCAAGCCCGAAACCGTTCCCATAGACGACAGGGAGCCGCTGGCGTTCTACCTTCTCAAGAACTCCCTCTACTTCGTCCCACTCGTCGTGCTCGTGGTGCTGTTGACCTTCGTCCAAACCTCCATAACGCGGGCCGCGGTCTTCTCCGTCCTCGCGGCGGTCGTCGTGGGACTTATCAGCCCGAAGGACCGCCTGACACCTTCCAAGATAGTGACGGCCTTCGTCGATGGCGCGAGGACAGCCTTGGTGGTAATCGCCTCGACCGCACTGGCTGGTGTGGTCGTAGGAATCATCAATCTTACGGGAATAGGTCTTCGCTTCTCCTCCGCGGTGATCGCGCTCGGATCCGACCAGCTTCTCCTCACGCTGATCCTCATGATGATCGCTTCGATCCTCATAGGCATGGGGCTCCCGACGACCCCCGCTTACCTGATCATGGCGGTACTAGGCGCGCCCGCTCTCGTCAAACTTGGGATAGCACCTATCGCAGCGCACATGTTCGTCTTCTACTTCGGTTGTCTATCGATGATCACCCCACCCGTGGCATTGGCCAACTTCGCCGCCGCCAGTATCGTCAACGCCAACTTCTGGAGAACGTCCGGGTACGCCATGATGCTTGGCTTACCCGGTTTCCTCGTGCCGTACATGTTCGTTTATGACCCCAGCCTCGTAGGCCTTGGGACGCTCTGGCAGATAGTCACCGTAGGGACAACTGGGTTGTTGGGGGCCGTCAGCGTCGGCGCCGGCTTGTCCGGTTGGCTATTGACTCGAACGAACATCTTTGAGCGCGTACTGCTCGCGGTAGGGGGCTTCGCCCTCATTCATCCAGGTCATCTCACCAACCTTGCCGGCTTCGGACTTCTGGGGCTGGTGGTCGCCCTCCAACTTCTCAAGATGCGAAGGATCCGCTCGCAGCAGACAGGGACGGAGGTGGAGAGCATTCGATAG
- a CDS encoding isoamylase early set domain-containing protein, producing MVTIGVDKRSQRARVRFVLPAGVEAEAASVVGDFNEWDESATQMKRLKNGDWVATLLLPRGERFEFRYRLRQGEGTKGGAVAWVNDDSCESCANAFGEDNSVLRT from the coding sequence ATGGTCACGATCGGCGTCGATAAGAGAAGCCAGCGGGCTCGCGTCCGCTTCGTGCTACCTGCGGGGGTGGAGGCCGAGGCGGCAAGCGTCGTGGGCGATTTCAACGAGTGGGACGAGTCGGCAACGCAGATGAAGCGCTTGAAGAACGGCGACTGGGTTGCAACCTTGCTACTGCCGAGAGGAGAGAGGTTCGAGTTCCGTTACCGACTGCGCCAAGGCGAGGGCACGAAAGGCGGCGCAGTAGCGTGGGTAAACGACGACAGCTGCGAGTCCTGCGCCAACGCTTTCGGGGAGGACAACAGCGTTTTGCGGACCTGA
- a CDS encoding LLM class flavin-dependent oxidoreductase — protein MAKKIGFLSFGHWTPSPNSQTRSASDALLQSIELAVAAEELGADGAYFRVHHFARQLGSPFPLLAAVGARTSRIEIGTAVIDMRYENPLYMAEDAGAADLIAGGRLQLGISRGSPEQVVDGWRYFGYAPAEGEDDADMARRHAATFLDVLRGEGFAQPSPRPMFANPPGLLRVEPHSEGLRERIWWGAGSNATAAWAGGLGMNLQSSTLKFDESGKPFHVQQAEQIRVFREAWHAAGHAGEPRVSVSRSIFALVDDRDRAYFGRGQNDTDQIGYLDEKTRAIFGRSYAAEPDVLIEQLAEDEAIAEADTLLLTVPNQLGVDYCAHTIEAVINHVAPGLGWR, from the coding sequence ATGGCGAAGAAGATCGGTTTCCTCTCGTTCGGGCACTGGACGCCGTCACCCAACTCGCAGACACGCTCCGCGTCCGACGCCCTGCTGCAATCGATCGAGTTGGCCGTCGCCGCCGAGGAGCTGGGCGCCGACGGCGCCTACTTCCGCGTGCACCACTTCGCGCGCCAGCTCGGCTCACCGTTCCCGCTGCTGGCAGCCGTCGGCGCCAGGACCTCGCGCATCGAGATCGGCACCGCCGTCATCGACATGCGTTACGAGAACCCGCTGTACATGGCCGAGGACGCGGGCGCCGCGGACCTCATAGCGGGAGGGCGGCTGCAACTAGGCATCAGCCGCGGGTCGCCGGAGCAGGTGGTCGATGGTTGGCGTTACTTCGGTTACGCGCCGGCCGAGGGCGAAGACGACGCCGACATGGCGCGGCGCCACGCCGCCACCTTCCTCGACGTGCTGCGCGGCGAGGGCTTCGCGCAGCCCAGCCCACGCCCCATGTTCGCCAACCCGCCTGGCCTGCTGCGCGTCGAGCCCCACTCCGAAGGGCTGCGCGAGCGGATCTGGTGGGGAGCGGGATCCAACGCCACCGCCGCCTGGGCCGGCGGCCTCGGCATGAACCTACAGAGCTCGACCCTCAAGTTCGACGAGTCGGGAAAGCCGTTCCACGTGCAGCAGGCCGAACAGATCCGGGTGTTTCGCGAGGCCTGGCATGCCGCCGGGCACGCGGGTGAACCGCGCGTGTCGGTGAGCCGCAGCATCTTCGCCCTGGTTGACGACCGCGACCGAGCCTACTTCGGCCGCGGCCAGAACGACACCGATCAGATCGGCTACCTCGACGAGAAGACGCGCGCCATCTTCGGGCGCAGTTACGCCGCCGAGCCCGACGTGCTCATCGAGCAGTTGGCCGAGGACGAGGCCATCGCCGAGGCGGACACGCTGCTGCTCACGGTCCCGAACCAGCTTGGCGTCGACTACTGCGCCCACACCATCGAAGCCGTGATCAACCACGTTGCGCCCGGGTTGGGGTGGCGCTGA
- a CDS encoding cupin domain-containing protein yields the protein MADVPSKATFVPANADRFGRNRSVFGVMPFTVKTTTADTSGGLFVLEQHNAHLGGPARHVHLAQEEWFYVLTGSYVIEVDGTRHELGPGDSLLAPRGVPHTWALVADAPGRMIVAFTPAGDMEAFFDEACAMKGAAPTEEMKALFARHGMRVTGPPL from the coding sequence ATGGCCGACGTACCAAGCAAGGCGACTTTCGTTCCCGCCAACGCCGACCGCTTTGGCCGCAACCGCAGCGTGTTCGGCGTCATGCCGTTCACCGTCAAGACCACCACCGCCGACACTTCAGGCGGGCTGTTCGTTCTCGAGCAGCACAACGCTCACCTGGGCGGCCCGGCTCGGCACGTTCACCTGGCCCAGGAGGAGTGGTTCTACGTCCTTACCGGCAGTTACGTGATCGAGGTGGACGGCACCCGGCACGAACTCGGCCCCGGCGACTCCCTGCTCGCTCCACGCGGGGTGCCGCACACCTGGGCACTCGTCGCCGACGCACCCGGCCGCATGATCGTGGCCTTCACCCCCGCCGGCGACATGGAGGCGTTCTTCGACGAAGCGTGCGCCATGAAGGGAGCTGCGCCCACCGAGGAGATGAAGGCCTTGTTCGCCCGCCACGGCATGCGCGTTACGGGACCGCCACTCTAG
- a CDS encoding sulfurtransferase TusA family protein, protein MPEVTIRQEIDARGSACPGPLMELIRGIKASTVGEAVAVLSSDPGSNKDIPEWVQKIGYELVESSDMGEYSRFVVRKTK, encoded by the coding sequence ATGCCCGAAGTCACCATCCGTCAAGAGATAGACGCCCGCGGCAGCGCATGCCCCGGACCCCTAATGGAACTGATCCGTGGCATCAAGGCCTCCACGGTCGGCGAGGCCGTGGCCGTGCTCTCCAGCGACCCGGGCTCCAACAAGGACATCCCCGAGTGGGTACAGAAGATCGGCTATGAGCTGGTCGAGTCGTCCGACATGGGCGAGTACAGCCGCTTCGTCGTGCGCAAGACCAAGTAG
- a CDS encoding CAP domain-containing protein, with translation MRLRLALVIALAWLLGACGTSAVTPEQLTTAQQLLNGVNAARAKGTTCGNTFYPAVSRLSLDLLLVQAAQAHSEDMLARGVLSHTGADGSNPGQRIARTGYKAATWGENAAAGYGSPDSVVTGWLNSPGHCRNIMNPAFTELGGARAGNYWTLVLARPAPTR, from the coding sequence ATGCGGTTACGCCTCGCTCTTGTCATCGCCTTGGCATGGCTCTTGGGGGCGTGCGGAACCAGTGCGGTCACGCCCGAGCAGCTCACCACCGCTCAGCAGCTTCTCAACGGCGTGAACGCTGCCCGCGCCAAGGGCACCACCTGTGGCAACACCTTCTACCCGGCCGTGTCGCGCCTGAGCCTGGACCTGCTCCTCGTTCAGGCCGCTCAGGCCCATAGTGAGGACATGCTGGCCCGCGGAGTCCTGTCGCACACCGGCGCCGATGGCAGCAATCCCGGTCAGCGCATCGCGCGCACCGGCTACAAGGCGGCGACCTGGGGCGAGAACGCCGCAGCCGGCTACGGTAGCCCCGACAGCGTGGTGACAGGCTGGCTTAACAGCCCGGGCCACTGCCGGAACATCATGAATCCGGCCTTCACGGAGCTGGGAGGCGCACGCGCCGGCAACTACTGGACGCTGGTGCTGGCCCGACCCGCCCCGACCCGCTAA
- the nadX gene encoding aspartate dehydrogenase, with translation MRVGLLGAGTISQLVLQHLQSGDLEGAEVVALMGRSEASKGKGQAERYRIPFVTGIDEFMSLAPDVVVEAASHEALEAYGERILKSGASLIVLSAGALANDALRQRLENAARTSRALLYIPSGGIGGLDAIKTAVLSGAKSVTFSTSKPPIAWKDIDYVEQLGVDLDGLVEPYVLFEGMAREAVKHFPQNVNIAAILSLAGIGFDRTRVRVVADPGVKYNTHTISAVAETGNIKITFENVASPDNPKTAWLACYSALAALREIHQPVRYGT, from the coding sequence ATGCGCGTCGGCTTACTCGGGGCTGGAACGATCTCGCAGCTTGTCTTGCAACATCTACAGTCAGGTGACCTAGAGGGGGCAGAGGTCGTTGCGCTCATGGGGCGCAGCGAAGCCTCTAAAGGCAAAGGGCAGGCCGAGCGCTACCGGATACCCTTCGTGACCGGGATCGACGAGTTCATGAGCCTGGCGCCTGACGTGGTCGTGGAGGCCGCAAGCCACGAAGCCCTCGAGGCTTATGGCGAGCGGATCTTGAAGTCAGGAGCTTCGCTGATAGTCCTGAGCGCCGGGGCCCTCGCAAACGATGCTTTGAGGCAGCGCCTCGAGAACGCGGCACGAACCAGTCGGGCACTCTTGTACATTCCATCTGGCGGCATCGGCGGCCTCGACGCGATCAAGACGGCCGTCCTGAGCGGGGCGAAGTCAGTCACCTTCAGCACCTCCAAGCCACCGATCGCGTGGAAGGACATCGATTACGTCGAACAACTCGGCGTCGACCTCGATGGCCTCGTCGAACCCTACGTCTTGTTTGAGGGAATGGCACGCGAAGCGGTCAAGCACTTCCCGCAGAACGTGAACATCGCGGCGATTTTGAGCCTCGCCGGCATTGGATTCGACCGAACGCGTGTTCGGGTAGTTGCAGATCCTGGCGTCAAGTACAACACCCACACGATCAGTGCCGTGGCCGAAACGGGCAACATCAAGATCACGTTCGAGAACGTAGCCTCGCCCGATAACCCGAAAACGGCCTGGCTAGCCTGCTATAGCGCCTTGGCCGCGTTGCGCGAAATACACCAGCCGGTTCGGTATGGAACCTGA
- a CDS encoding IclR family transcriptional regulator, which produces MSLNEVMTTMGTDVQSVVLSRNQAEAKPGEGTHKNQLLSRAVAVMFAFSAIRPRRSLADLSEELGVNKASLLRILRALEAEGLLRRSGNDYQLGARVLALSNVFLSTLSVQEEARPHLAKLARDCGQTVSLAVRNDFDVVYVAIEHAQSEVGIQSEIGGHHPANATALGKVMLAENSAEELRALLDRKALPKLTERTIADPEALISHLEQVRRQGYGVDDEERAIGIRCVAAPVRNHEGAVIAAVSISSPIFVMGVEDIEEFAGRVVDTANAISSDLGFAAGTQSI; this is translated from the coding sequence TTGAGCCTAAACGAGGTGATGACGACCATGGGGACCGACGTTCAATCGGTAGTGCTTTCGCGGAATCAGGCCGAGGCCAAGCCGGGAGAGGGCACTCACAAGAATCAGCTGCTTTCGCGGGCGGTAGCCGTGATGTTCGCGTTCTCCGCAATCCGGCCAAGGCGCAGCCTCGCCGATCTCTCTGAGGAACTTGGGGTCAACAAGGCGTCATTGCTCCGGATACTTCGAGCACTCGAAGCCGAAGGGCTACTTCGAAGGTCGGGTAACGACTATCAGTTGGGTGCCCGCGTGCTCGCGCTGAGCAATGTATTCCTAAGCACACTCTCTGTACAGGAGGAGGCGCGGCCCCATCTCGCAAAGCTTGCCCGCGATTGTGGCCAGACGGTTAGCCTGGCCGTCAGGAATGACTTCGATGTCGTATACGTGGCCATTGAGCATGCGCAGAGTGAGGTTGGTATCCAGAGCGAGATCGGCGGCCACCATCCTGCTAACGCCACTGCCTTGGGGAAAGTCATGCTGGCCGAGAATTCCGCGGAGGAACTGAGGGCCCTTTTGGATAGGAAAGCCCTACCGAAACTTACTGAGCGGACGATTGCCGATCCTGAAGCGCTTATATCCCACCTGGAGCAGGTGCGACGCCAAGGCTACGGAGTTGACGACGAGGAGCGCGCGATAGGGATCCGTTGCGTAGCTGCGCCGGTCAGGAATCACGAGGGAGCCGTGATTGCCGCGGTAAGCATTTCCAGCCCCATCTTCGTCATGGGAGTCGAGGACATAGAAGAGTTTGCAGGGAGGGTCGTTGATACGGCGAACGCGATTTCCTCGGATCTCGGCTTCGCTGCGGGCACGCAGTCCATTTGA
- a CDS encoding FAD/NAD(P)-binding oxidoreductase: MHKIVIIGGGPGGTITANHLAERLEAEIRRGDVSVTLLTDKPDQVYKPGFLYLALGKGEPQALRRPVRELVAPTIGVHIGKVERVDTELRRVMVEKGGSHDYDQLIIASGTRLDPEATPGLVEAGDWFYDEASALKLHEKLEALTQGRVVVSVIGVPHMCPVAPLEITFMLDDWLRRRGRRDDVELVYTFPINRIHSIPEVAAWAKPEFAERGVVMETFFNAETVDPEEKVLTSMEGTELQFDVLVAIPEHRSARYLETSGLTLAGWVPTDRATLAVKGQDGIWALGDTTDLSVSKAGSVAHYQASVVAKNVAARVHGKAPAARYDGKTICFIEAGLDSATFIEFDYVRPPSVQSATKLIHWVKLAYNNAYWLTAKGLL; this comes from the coding sequence ATGCACAAGATCGTCATCATAGGGGGTGGTCCCGGTGGGACCATCACCGCCAACCATCTTGCCGAGAGGCTCGAAGCGGAGATCCGCCGGGGCGACGTGAGCGTCACGCTGCTGACGGACAAGCCCGACCAGGTGTACAAGCCGGGCTTCCTGTACTTGGCCCTAGGGAAGGGGGAACCGCAGGCGCTCCGCCGGCCCGTGCGCGAGCTGGTGGCCCCCACGATAGGCGTGCACATCGGAAAGGTGGAGAGGGTCGACACCGAGCTGCGCCGGGTGATGGTCGAGAAGGGTGGCAGCCACGACTACGACCAACTGATCATCGCCAGTGGCACGCGACTCGACCCAGAGGCCACCCCCGGTCTGGTGGAAGCGGGCGACTGGTTCTACGACGAGGCTTCCGCGCTCAAGTTGCATGAGAAGCTCGAGGCGCTGACACAAGGCCGCGTGGTGGTATCGGTCATAGGCGTTCCGCACATGTGCCCGGTCGCGCCGCTGGAGATCACGTTCATGCTCGACGATTGGCTGCGTCGGCGTGGCCGGCGGGACGACGTGGAGCTCGTGTACACGTTCCCGATCAACCGCATCCATTCCATCCCCGAGGTGGCGGCATGGGCCAAACCCGAGTTCGCCGAGCGCGGCGTCGTCATGGAGACGTTCTTCAACGCGGAAACCGTCGACCCGGAAGAAAAGGTGCTTACCAGCATGGAAGGCACCGAACTCCAGTTCGACGTGCTCGTCGCCATCCCCGAGCACCGAAGCGCGCGGTACCTCGAGACCTCCGGCCTCACCCTGGCGGGCTGGGTGCCCACCGATCGCGCCACCCTGGCCGTGAAGGGTCAGGACGGAATCTGGGCGCTGGGTGACACCACCGACCTGTCCGTCTCGAAAGCCGGGTCGGTGGCGCACTACCAGGCCTCCGTGGTGGCGAAGAACGTCGCCGCACGCGTGCACGGCAAGGCACCGGCCGCTAGGTACGACGGCAAGACCATCTGCTTCATCGAGGCCGGCCTCGATAGCGCCACCTTCATCGAGTTCGACTACGTGCGCCCGCCATCGGTGCAGTCCGCAACGAAGCTGATCCATTGGGTGAAGCTCGCGTACAACAACGCGTACTGGCTGACCGCCAAGGGGCTGCTCTGA
- a CDS encoding DUF1697 domain-containing protein, with translation MARRPHDQGRHSTGTHVALLRGINVGGKNMVPMAQLKAHFESLGLSNVTTYINSGNVIFDSGTTVTAEELEKAFAERFGFAAPILLRSRDDLLELVSHIPPGWLNDAEQRTEVLFLWDEYHGEESLDLLPTREGVDHVIYATGAVVWNYLRQDSNRTGLDRLAGSPLYRRMTARNVNTVRKLAESMAQR, from the coding sequence ATGGCCCGCCGCCCCCACGACCAAGGGCGCCACTCGACCGGCACGCACGTCGCGCTGCTGCGGGGCATAAACGTGGGCGGCAAGAACATGGTGCCCATGGCGCAGTTGAAGGCGCACTTCGAATCCCTCGGCCTCTCCAACGTGACCACTTACATCAACAGCGGCAACGTCATCTTCGACTCGGGGACGACGGTGACGGCGGAGGAGCTGGAGAAAGCGTTCGCCGAGCGCTTCGGCTTCGCGGCGCCGATCTTGCTTCGGAGCCGCGACGACCTCCTCGAACTCGTGAGCCACATCCCACCCGGCTGGCTCAACGACGCCGAGCAGAGAACCGAAGTGTTGTTCCTGTGGGACGAGTACCACGGCGAGGAGTCGCTCGACCTCCTTCCAACGCGAGAAGGTGTGGACCACGTCATCTACGCCACCGGCGCCGTCGTCTGGAACTACTTGCGCCAAGACAGCAACCGGACCGGGCTCGACAGGTTGGCCGGTAGTCCGCTTTACCGGCGCATGACGGCCCGCAACGTGAACACCGTGCGCAAGCTCGCCGAGAGTATGGCGCAGCGCTAG